A genomic segment from Salvia splendens isolate huo1 chromosome 13, SspV2, whole genome shotgun sequence encodes:
- the LOC121762123 gene encoding uncharacterized protein LOC121762123 isoform X4, which produces MAKIISPRITTTPTSLFFPSLLPQKSLVPSQSFVTSTNSITTPRFRWKLNRPSLMVDASSSAASSVVPDDISDVLGEVSIFTAAGEPVQLKHLWDQQEGIAVVALLRHFGCFCCWELAASLKEAKLPFPMESLYADPDRKTKVFSRYEELKKAMKNYTIKATPDDTSSVLQQGGMLVFKGKQLLYARKDEGTGDHAPLDEIFDICCKIPTP; this is translated from the exons ATGGCGAAAATCATATCTCCACGAATTACAACAACACCCActtctcttttctttccatCTCTCCTCCCTCAGAAATCATTAGTCCCTTCCCAATCTTTCGTTACCTCAACTAATTCCATCACCACACCTCGTTTTCGGTGGAAACTCAATAGGCCGTCGCTCATGGTGGATGCGTCGtcctccgccgcctcctccgTCGTGCCTGATGACATATCGGATGTGCTCGGCGAAGTCAGTATCTTCACTGCCGCCGGTGAGCCCGTGCAATTGAAGCACCTTTGGGATCAGCAAGAG GGAATTGCTGTTGTTGCACTCTTGAGACACTTTGGGTGTTTTTGTTG CTGGGAGCTTGCTGCATCACTTAAAGAAGCAAAG CTACCGTTTCCTATGGAGTCTCTCTATGCTGACCCTGATCGTAAG ACCAAAGTATTTTCAAGATATGAGGAACTGAAGAAGGCCATGAAAAACTACACTATCAAAGCCACTCCAGATGATACTAGCAGCGTGCTGCAACAG GGAGGAATGCTTGTATTTAAAGGAAAGCAGTTGCTCTATGCAAGGAAGGATGAAGGGACTGGCGACCATGCTCCCTTGGATGAAATCTTCGACATCTGCTGCAAGATCCCTACTCCTTGA
- the LOC121760653 gene encoding doublesex and mab-3 related transcription factor 3, truncated-like — MVIERANSSTQSGKPPPSFRSALHTVRKPTKKPIAPPPPAPPRIYKVAPVELKDVVQKLTGSVEVQPTRLLREVAPPPLSLHPPHHSENEEKKSQKSTDGCFGILSPLGFSISLFGYASQSRNTCFLRP, encoded by the exons atggtaatcgagagag CAAACTCCTCAACTCAGAGTGGGAAACCACCGCCGTCATTCCGGTCGGCGCTCCACACCGTCCGTAAACCTACCAAGAAGCCCATCGCTCCGCCTCCACCAGCCCCACCAAGAATCTACAAGGTGGCGCCAGTCGAGTTGAAGGATGTGGTTCAGAAGCTGACAGGTTCGGTCGAGGTCCAGCCCACCCGGCTGCTGCGGGAGGTGGCGCCGCCCCCTCTCAGCCTCCACCCACCGCATCATTCAGAAAATGAGGAGAAAAAGAGCCAGAAATCAACGGACGGTTGTTTTGGGATTCTAAGCCCGCTCGGGTTTAGCATATCGCTGTTCGGCTATGCTTCTCAGTCCAGGAACACTTGCTTCCTTCGACCCTAG
- the LOC121760655 gene encoding uncharacterized protein LOC121760655: protein MKGPAKILARARDFYIRSMTTCAGHAAVGVPNLHFQSLPRSFSANSDYSSRDDDFRELTRIASTRAKAKADLLRATSSSPTGPGRVPAVARSRTVSIGRIDEDKPYEFDSHGPTLRSKSYAPSRSRMV from the coding sequence ATGAAAGGGCCCGCCAAAATCCTGGCCCGAGCCCGAGATTTCTACATCCGGAGCATGACCACCTGCGCCGGCCACGCTGCCGTCGGCGTCCCCAACCTCCACTTCCAAAGCCTCCCGAGAAGCTTCAGCGCCAACTCAGATTACAGTTCCAGAGACGACGATTTTCGGGAGCTTACGAGGATCGCTTCCACTCGGGCCAAGGCAAAGGCGGACCTCCTCCGCGCAACCAGCTCGTCGCCAACGGGCCCAGGCCGCGTGCCAGCCGTTGCTCGCAGCCGCACGGTTTCCATCGGCAGGATTGACGAAGATAAGCCTTATGAATTTGACAGCCACGGCCCTACGCTGAGGAGCAAAAGTTATGCACCTTCAAGAAGTCGAATGGTGTGA
- the LOC121762123 gene encoding prostamide/prostaglandin F synthase-like isoform X2 — translation MAKIISPRITTTPTSLFFPSLLPQKSLVPSQSFVTSTNSITTPRFRWKLNRPSLMVDASSSAASSVVPDDISDVLGEVSIFTAAGEPVQLKHLWDQQEGIAVVALLRHFGCFCCWELAASLKEAKVKFDSAGVKLIAVGVGTPDKARLLAERLPFPMESLYADPDRKTKVFSRYEELKKAMKNYTIKATPDDTSSVLQQGGMLVFKGKQLLYARKDEGTGDHAPLDEIFDICCKIPTP, via the exons ATGGCGAAAATCATATCTCCACGAATTACAACAACACCCActtctcttttctttccatCTCTCCTCCCTCAGAAATCATTAGTCCCTTCCCAATCTTTCGTTACCTCAACTAATTCCATCACCACACCTCGTTTTCGGTGGAAACTCAATAGGCCGTCGCTCATGGTGGATGCGTCGtcctccgccgcctcctccgTCGTGCCTGATGACATATCGGATGTGCTCGGCGAAGTCAGTATCTTCACTGCCGCCGGTGAGCCCGTGCAATTGAAGCACCTTTGGGATCAGCAAGAG GGAATTGCTGTTGTTGCACTCTTGAGACACTTTGGGTGTTTTTGTTG CTGGGAGCTTGCTGCATCACTTAAAGAAGCAAAGGTGAAATTTGACTCAGCTGGTGTGAAATTAATTGCTGTAGGTGTTGGAACTCCTGACAAAGCTCGCCTTCTTGCTGAAAGA CTACCGTTTCCTATGGAGTCTCTCTATGCTGACCCTGATCGTAAG ACCAAAGTATTTTCAAGATATGAGGAACTGAAGAAGGCCATGAAAAACTACACTATCAAAGCCACTCCAGATGATACTAGCAGCGTGCTGCAACAG GGAGGAATGCTTGTATTTAAAGGAAAGCAGTTGCTCTATGCAAGGAAGGATGAAGGGACTGGCGACCATGCTCCCTTGGATGAAATCTTCGACATCTGCTGCAAGATCCCTACTCCTTGA
- the LOC121760654 gene encoding uncharacterized protein LOC121760654, which yields MFFRRRFRMHQTLFMHIVNALERRYTYFRLREDAIGRPGHSPIQKCTAAIRKLAYGGPADMFDEYLHMGEMTARECLMYFYQGVIEIFRDTYLRKPTPDDCQNLIDMHGSVHRFPGMLDSIDCKH from the coding sequence ATgtttttcaggcggcgttttcgGATGCACCAGACTCTATTTATGCATATCGTGAATGCTTTAGAGCGTCGGTACACGTATTTCCGACTCAGGGAGGATGCGATTGGTAGACCCGGTCACTCGcctatacagaagtgcactgccgcaatcaggaaATTAGCCTACGGAGGCCctgccgacatgttcgacgagtacctccacatggGCGAGATGACTGCCCGCGAATGTCTCATGTATTTTTATCAGGGCGTCATTGAGATTTTCAGGGATacgtatcttcggaagcctacccccgacgACTGCCAGAATCTGATAGATATGCACGGGTCGGTGCACAGGTTTCCCGGGATGTTGGACAGCATAGATTGTAAGCATTGA
- the LOC121762123 gene encoding uncharacterized protein LOC121762123 isoform X3, whose amino-acid sequence MAKIISPRITTTPTSLFFPSLLPQKSLVPSQSFVTSTNSITTPRFRWKLNRPSLMVDASSSAASSVVPDDISDVLGEVSIFTAAGEPVQLKHLWDQQEGIAVVALLRHFGCFCCWELAASLKEAKLPFPMESLYADPDRKAYDVLGLYYGFRRTFLNPASTKVFSRYEELKKAMKNYTIKATPDDTSSVLQQGGMLVFKGKQLLYARKDEGTGDHAPLDEIFDICCKIPTP is encoded by the exons ATGGCGAAAATCATATCTCCACGAATTACAACAACACCCActtctcttttctttccatCTCTCCTCCCTCAGAAATCATTAGTCCCTTCCCAATCTTTCGTTACCTCAACTAATTCCATCACCACACCTCGTTTTCGGTGGAAACTCAATAGGCCGTCGCTCATGGTGGATGCGTCGtcctccgccgcctcctccgTCGTGCCTGATGACATATCGGATGTGCTCGGCGAAGTCAGTATCTTCACTGCCGCCGGTGAGCCCGTGCAATTGAAGCACCTTTGGGATCAGCAAGAG GGAATTGCTGTTGTTGCACTCTTGAGACACTTTGGGTGTTTTTGTTG CTGGGAGCTTGCTGCATCACTTAAAGAAGCAAAG CTACCGTTTCCTATGGAGTCTCTCTATGCTGACCCTGATCGTAAG GCATATGATGTTTTGGGCTTGTATTATGGTTTTCGCCGAACATTTCTCAACCCAGCTAGT ACCAAAGTATTTTCAAGATATGAGGAACTGAAGAAGGCCATGAAAAACTACACTATCAAAGCCACTCCAGATGATACTAGCAGCGTGCTGCAACAG GGAGGAATGCTTGTATTTAAAGGAAAGCAGTTGCTCTATGCAAGGAAGGATGAAGGGACTGGCGACCATGCTCCCTTGGATGAAATCTTCGACATCTGCTGCAAGATCCCTACTCCTTGA
- the LOC121760652 gene encoding short-chain dehydrogenase ptmH-like, producing the protein MTEERKVVLITGCGKGGIGYDYCKAFADLNCSVFASDVSHRLPDLADLQSEDNVETLELDVSSDSSVASAVDLVISRRGKIDILINNAGIGSPGPLAKLPLDAVRKAYEINALGQLRMAQRVVPHMVARGGGTIVNVGSVVGRVPTPWAGSYCATKAYVHAMSHALRVELRPFGVNVVLVLPGAVRSSFGSNNVERLKDCEWKIYKSFSKSITERAEASQSGKSMDAAVFARHVARQVLSSSPPKTIVYGHMTGLFRFLSWSPLWVRDLFFTKRFKLNKVVVR; encoded by the coding sequence ATGACCGAGGAGCGCAAGGTCGTTCTGATCACAGGCTGCGGCAAAGGCGGCATTGGCTACGACTACTGCAAGGCCTTCGCCGATCTCAACTGTTCCGTCTTCGCCTCCGACGTCTCCCACCGCCTCCCCGACCTCGCCGACCTGCAGTCCGAAGACAACGTCGAGACCCTCGAGCTCGACGTCTCCTCGGACTCCAGCGTCGCGAGCGCCGTGGACCTCGTGATATCCCGGCGCGGCAAGATCGACATCTTGATCAACAACGCCGGGATCGGGAGCCCGGGCCCACTGGCCAAGCTCCCCCTCGACGCCGTGCGGAAGGCGTACGAGATCAACGCGCTCGGCCAGCTGCGGATGGCCCAGCGCGTGGTCCCCCACATGGTGGCGCGCGGAGGCGGGACCATCGTGAACGTGGGGAGCGTGGTTGGCCGAGTGCCGACCCCGTGGGCGGGCTCGTACTGCGCCACAAAGGCGTATGTCCACGCGATGTCCCACGCGCTTCGGGTCGAGCTCAGGCCGTTTGGGGTCAATGTGGTGCTGGTGCTGCCCGGGGCGGTGCGGTCGAGCTTTGGGAGTAATAACGTGGAGCGATTGAAGGATTGTGAGTGGAAAATATATAAGAGTTTTAGCAAATCTATAACGGAGAGGGCCGAGGCGTCGCAGAGTGGCAAGTCCATGGATGCGGCCGTGTTTGCCAGGCATGTGGCGAGACAGGTCTTGAGTTCAAGTCCACCAAAGACGATCGTATACGGTCACATGACCGGGTTGTTTAGATTTCTGTCGTGGTCGCCGCTTTGGGTGAGGGATCTCTTTTTTACAAAGAGATTTAAATTAAACAAGGTGGTCGTGCGATAA
- the LOC121762123 gene encoding prostamide/prostaglandin F synthase-like isoform X1, producing the protein MAKIISPRITTTPTSLFFPSLLPQKSLVPSQSFVTSTNSITTPRFRWKLNRPSLMVDASSSAASSVVPDDISDVLGEVSIFTAAGEPVQLKHLWDQQEGIAVVALLRHFGCFCCWELAASLKEAKVKFDSAGVKLIAVGVGTPDKARLLAERLPFPMESLYADPDRKAYDVLGLYYGFRRTFLNPASTKVFSRYEELKKAMKNYTIKATPDDTSSVLQQGGMLVFKGKQLLYARKDEGTGDHAPLDEIFDICCKIPTP; encoded by the exons ATGGCGAAAATCATATCTCCACGAATTACAACAACACCCActtctcttttctttccatCTCTCCTCCCTCAGAAATCATTAGTCCCTTCCCAATCTTTCGTTACCTCAACTAATTCCATCACCACACCTCGTTTTCGGTGGAAACTCAATAGGCCGTCGCTCATGGTGGATGCGTCGtcctccgccgcctcctccgTCGTGCCTGATGACATATCGGATGTGCTCGGCGAAGTCAGTATCTTCACTGCCGCCGGTGAGCCCGTGCAATTGAAGCACCTTTGGGATCAGCAAGAG GGAATTGCTGTTGTTGCACTCTTGAGACACTTTGGGTGTTTTTGTTG CTGGGAGCTTGCTGCATCACTTAAAGAAGCAAAGGTGAAATTTGACTCAGCTGGTGTGAAATTAATTGCTGTAGGTGTTGGAACTCCTGACAAAGCTCGCCTTCTTGCTGAAAGA CTACCGTTTCCTATGGAGTCTCTCTATGCTGACCCTGATCGTAAG GCATATGATGTTTTGGGCTTGTATTATGGTTTTCGCCGAACATTTCTCAACCCAGCTAGT ACCAAAGTATTTTCAAGATATGAGGAACTGAAGAAGGCCATGAAAAACTACACTATCAAAGCCACTCCAGATGATACTAGCAGCGTGCTGCAACAG GGAGGAATGCTTGTATTTAAAGGAAAGCAGTTGCTCTATGCAAGGAAGGATGAAGGGACTGGCGACCATGCTCCCTTGGATGAAATCTTCGACATCTGCTGCAAGATCCCTACTCCTTGA